The genome window CCGTGTTCATTGTCTATCCCGGTTTCAGCCTGACCACGCTGGCAGTTCTGACCGATGCCTTCTTCGTCGCGAACTGGCAGTCCGGGCGGCCGATATACCGCTGGACCGTTGCCGTACCGGAGCAGGCGCGTCCACGGGGATTCAGCAATGTTTCCGTTGAAGCCGTCCCCCTGGAAGGCCTGAACCCGAAACAGGCTGACATCGTTCTGGCGCTCAGCAGTTTCGACCCCTACGGACTTGCCGACGCCACGGGGGTCACGGCGTTCCTGCGTGCCGCCCACCGCTTCGGCGCGCGCATCGCCGGGGTGGAAACCGGCAGCGTTACCCTGGCCCGGGCCGGGTTGTTGAACGGTCGTGCAGCCGCCATCCACTGGGCCAATCGCGATGGCTTCATCGAAACCTTTCCGGAGGTCCCCGTCAGCGACAGACCGGTGGAGCGCGCCGGGCGCTGTCTGACCTGTGCCGGGGCCTCCTCCGCCGTCGATCTGGCCCTGAACCTGATAGAGGAGGATGCGGGCCCCAACCTGGCACGCATCGTTTCCGCCCATATGCTGCGCCCGTCCGCCCTGACCCAGACCGGCACCAATGCCGCCCCCGGACCGGGGGATGACCGGCTGGTCGCCGCCGCGTTGCGCCAGATGGAAGAGAATATCGACACCCCCCTGTCCCTGCGGGAGATCGCAGTCCGGGTCGCGTCGACGCAGAAGACCCTTGAGCGCCGCTTTCGCCGCGCCCTGGGCCGCACCCCTGGGGAGCATTACCTGACCCTACGCCTGAGCCGCGCCCAGAACCTGTTGCAGCAGACCAGCCTATCGGTCGGCGAAATCGCTGCCGATACCGGTTTCGAAAGCCTGCCCAGCTTTTCCCGCGCCTACCGCACCCGTTTCGGCGTGCCGCCCAGCAAGGACCGTGTGCAGACGGAGACGGCGCCGGTGCCGCGCATGGTGCTTTCTCCCGCCCGCTAGGCCAGTGTTTCGAACCGGTAGCGGCCCTGATGCAGGAAGCAAGCCTTGTCGAACCGGGCGAGATCCACCGGGTTCGGCAGACGGATGTCCGACAGGTCCGGCAACACTTTCGTGGAGAGCTCGAAAGCGCGGTCGATCTGGGACAGGAAAATCAGAAACATGCCTGCCTCCCTGGCGATCCCGTGCAGCGCCTCGATCTGATCCGCGAGCGGCTGCGTTTCCCGCGGCTGATCCATAAGCTGCAGATAGTCGATCACGGCGAGCGTCCCCCGTGGCATCTTGGACAGGCTCGCAATGATGGGCTCCGCGCCGATGGGGTCCGAGGCATCAATCCGAAACCGCCCCCCTATGTCCC of Alphaproteobacteria bacterium contains these proteins:
- a CDS encoding helix-turn-helix domain-containing protein — protein: MTQRAVFIVYPGFSLTTLAVLTDAFFVANWQSGRPIYRWTVAVPEQARPRGFSNVSVEAVPLEGLNPKQADIVLALSSFDPYGLADATGVTAFLRAAHRFGARIAGVETGSVTLARAGLLNGRAAAIHWANRDGFIETFPEVPVSDRPVERAGRCLTCAGASSAVDLALNLIEEDAGPNLARIVSAHMLRPSALTQTGTNAAPGPGDDRLVAAALRQMEENIDTPLSLREIAVRVASTQKTLERRFRRALGRTPGEHYLTLRLSRAQNLLQQTSLSVGEIAADTGFESLPSFSRAYRTRFGVPPSKDRVQTETAPVPRMVLSPAR
- a CDS encoding DNA helicase, encoding MRLSAPIFRLKRRAKRIARDRAIPLHAALDDLARQEGYESWSLLAAKASENRPAADCLARLVPGDLILLAARPGQGKTVLALEILVEHLRSGGQGIFFTFEYTGPEAEARFLAAGGAAGDIGGRFRIDASDPIGAEPIIASLSKMPRGTLAVIDYLQLMDQPRETQPLADQIEALHGIAREAGMFLIFLSQIDRAFELSTKVLPDLSDIRLPNPVDLARFDKACFLHQGRYRFETLA